Proteins encoded in a region of the Megalops cyprinoides isolate fMegCyp1 chromosome 3, fMegCyp1.pri, whole genome shotgun sequence genome:
- the LOC118773996 gene encoding zinc finger protein ZIC 3-like → MTMLLDSGPQFSALGVGGFGTPRHHEMGNRDPGLGLNPFGDSSHSAAFKLSPVTHDITSSQTSAFTPQASGYAAALGHHHGGQVSSYSSGAFNSTRDFLLRNRGAGIGEAAASSAQHGIFGPSAGSLHGPPGLSDSPGHLLFPGLHEQTASHTSPNGHIVNSQMHLGLRGDIFGRPDPYRPVASPRTDHYGTTQLHNYNHPINMNMGMNVPTHHGPGAFFRYMRQPIKQEMSCKWIDENQMNRPKKTCERTFSTMHELVTHVSMEHVGGPEQSHHVCFWEDCPREGKSFKAKYKLVNHIRVHTGEKPFPCPFPGCGKIFARSENLKIHKRTHTGEKPFKCEFDGCDRRFANSSDRKKHMHVHTSDKPYICKVCDKSYTHPSSLRKHMKVHESQGSESSPAASSGYESSTPPAMVSTNTEESTKTPPSAVQNTSAHNDGLPPNFNEWYV, encoded by the exons ATGACTATGCTTCTTGATAGTGGTCCGCAGTTCTCTGCGCTAGGTGTTGGGGGTTTTGGGACACCGAGGCACCATGAGATGGGGAACAGGGACCCAGGGTTGGGGCTCAATCCCTTTGGAGATTCTTCCCATTCGGCCGCGTTCAAACTCAGCCCCGTAACTCATGATATAACCTCCAGCCAGACGTCTGCGTTCACTCCGCAAGCCTCCGGATACGCAGCTGCCCTCGGACATCACCACGGTGGGCAAGTGAGCTCGTACAGCAGCGGGGCTTTCAATTCAACCAGGGACTTTTTGTTAAGAAACCGCGGAGCAGGCATTGGAGAGGCTGCAGCAAGCAGTGCCCAACATGGGATCTTTGGTCCTTCGGCAGGGAGTCTGCATGGACCCCCTGGACTTTCCGATAGCCCGGGACACCTCTTGTTTCCTGGGCTGCACGAGCAGACAGCGAGTCACACTTCCCCAAATGGACACATAGTAAATAGTCAAATGCATTTGGGTTTGCGCGGGGATATTTTTGGAAGACCAGACCCGTATCGACCAGTTGCCAGCCCCCGGACGGACCACTACGGCACTACCCAACTTCACAACTACAACCATCCGATCAATATGAACATGGGGATGAACGTACCCACACACCACGGTCCCGGGGCTTTCTTCAGATACATGCGACAGCCTATTAAGCAAGAAATGTCCTGTAAATGGATAGATGAGAACCAGATGAACAGACCCAAAAAGACATGCGAGAGGACTTTCAGCACCATGCACGAATTGGTAACGCATGTCTCGATGGAGCATGTTGGCGGACCTGAACAAAGTCACCACGTTTGTTTTTGGGAGGATTGTCCCAGAGAAGGAAAGTCTTTTAAGGCCAAATACAAACTCGTAAATCACATCAGAGTGCACACTGGAGAAAAACCGTTCCCCTGCCCATTCCCTGGGTGTGGAAAAATATTTGCCAGATCggaaaatttgaaaatacacaaaagaaCTCATACAG gtgAAAAGCCATTTAAATGTGAGTTCGATGGCTGCGACAGGCGCTTTGCAAACAGCAGCgacagaaaaaagcacatgcacgtgcacactTCAGACAAGCCATACATCTGCAAAGTGTGCGACAAGTCCTACACACATCCCAGCTCTCTCAGGAAACACATGAAG GTACACGAATCTCAAGGTTCAGAGTCTTCTCCAGCTGCAAGTTCTGGGTATGAGTCGTCTACACCACCAGCTATGGTGTCAACAAACACTGAGGAATCTACAAAAACACCGCCGTCAGCTGTGCAAAATACTTCAGCGCATAACGACGGACTTCCGCCGAACTTTAATGAATGGTATGTTTGA
- the LOC118773995 gene encoding zinc finger protein ZIC 4-like, translating to MTSLSRFSGCPLSYVYPGESNTEPSMALPPLAGTHMGHPTGSSLKLCPSHSLRDNPETRSSTYDGYSVPQPSDSAYSSHRLEHIPRGIVGGADLFGTGMPPVTDQLASRTNQHGPIGRYRDLPSYRENGSQAFFTAYHEQAQGFSEATRDLGGQVMLSLPGDFLTRTNPYSHSLSGQRGNRQQIVTQFLGLYKPLNMAIHREGSDAFLRFSRQTVKCEMVCKWSDSQEESGKRQCAMTFESMYELVTHVTVEHVGGPEQAEHVCFWENCPRERKPFKAKYKLVNHIRVHTGEKPFPCPFHGCEKEFARSENLKIHKRTHTGEKPFKCDFEGCNRRFANSSDRKKHSHVHSNDKPYTCKVRGCQKCYTHPSSLRKHMKLHCKAYVTKASEDCRDDGEHFAEARSPEVMAGQSLSTPKAPVSCTVFPTSSQCSLSPETGDGSSLRQRFLNMYDNNLDCANGSQTLLDPLLLQREHYRTEMIQYSTSHTGHSFAPSHRTFQSHSGSAFQKNIVNGWYTCHSVPETLPQRSSKHYNNDRCSV from the exons atgaCAAGTCTGTCGAGGTTTAGTGGCTGCCCTCTTTCTTACGTCTACCCTGGGGAGAGCAATACTGAACCCAGCATGGCGCTGCCACCTTTGGCAGGGACGCACATGGGACACCCCACTGGCAGTTCCTTAAAACTCTGCCCCTCGCACAGTTTACGAGACAACCCCGAAACTAGGTCCAGTACTTATGATGGTTATTCAGTCCCTCAGCCTTCAGACTCTGCATACTCCAGTCATCGGTTAGAACACATTCCTAGAGGCATTGTTGGTGGAGCAGATCTCTTTGGAACAGGCATGCCACCGGTCACTGATCAACTGGCGTCAAGAACCAACCAACATGGTCCTATTGGAAGGTATCGTGACCTCCCCAGCTATAGAGAAAACGGAAGCCAAGCCTTTTTCACTGCTTACCACGAGCAGGCCCAGGGGTTTTCCGAAGCCACTCGAGACCTTGGCGGCCAAGTGATGCTCAGCCTACCAGGAGATTTTCTCACAAGAACAAACCCATACAGCCATTCCCTCAGCGGCCAAAGGGGCAACAGACAACAAATTGTAACTCAGTTTCTAGGTCTTTACAAACCACTGAATATGGCTATACATCGAGAGGGGAGCGACGCATTCCTCAGGTTCTCCAGGCAGACTGTGAAGTGCGAGATGGTCTGCAAATGGAGCGACAGCCAAGAGGAGTCTGGGAAGCGGCAGTGCGCGATGACTTTTGAGTCTATGTATGAACTCGTCACCCATGTAACGGTGGAACACGTAGGGGGACCCGAGCAAGCCGAGCACGTTTGCTTCTGGGAAAACTGCCCGAGGGAGAGGAAGCCATTCAAAGCCAAATACAAGCTGGTAAACCACATCAGAGTCCACACTGGGGAAAAACCTTTCCCCTGCCCTTTCCACGGCTGTGAGAAAGAGTTTGCAAGATCAGAGAATCTCAAGATCCATAAACGAACACATACAG GTGAAAAGCCTTTTAAGTGTGATTTCGAGGGCTGCAATCGGAGGTTTGCTAACAGCAGTGACCGGAAGAAGCATTCCCACGTGCACTCCAATGATAAACCGTACACGTGTAAGGTCAGAGGGTGCCAGAAGTGCTACACCCATCCCAGTTCCCTGCGCAAGCACATGAAACTGCACTGCAAGGCCTACGTGACGAAAGCCAGCGAGGATTGTAGGGATGACGGAGAGCACTTTGCTGAGGCCAGGTCACCTGAAGTAATGGCTGGTCAAAGCTTATCTACTCCAAAAGCTCCAGTGTCATGCACCGTGTTTCCTACCTCATCACAGTGCTCCCTATCACCGGAGACAGGAGATGGTTCCTCCCTGAGACAGCGTTTTCTCAACATGTATGACAACAATTTAGACTGCGCTAATGGATCGCAGACCCTTCTGGacccactgctgctgcagagagagcattACAGGACTGAGATGATTCAGTACTCCACCAGCCACACAGGCCACAGTTTCGCCCCAAGCCACCggacatttcagtcacacagtgGCTCAGCATTCCAGAAAAATATTGTCAACGGCTGGTACACCTGTCATAGCGTCCCAGAAACACTGCCACAGCGCTCGTCAAAGCATTATAACAATGATAGATGTTCAGTGTGA